Within Aegilops tauschii chloroplast, complete genome, the genomic segment GATACGAGTGGATTTCCTATTACGATGGATGGAAGAAAGAATGGATAGTCCAATAGCGGCTTCAGCAGCCGCAAGGGCTATAACAAAAATTGCGAAAATATCTCCTTTTAATTGGCGACTATCAAATAGATCAGAAAATGTTACGAGATTTAGATTAATTGAATTCAGTATAAGTTCAAGACATATTAGAGCTCTAACCATGTTTCGGCTTGTGATCAATCCATAGATACCAATCGAAAATAAATAGACACTCAAAAAAAGTACATGCTCAAACATCATTAACTAACTCCTTATCAATCTCGATTCATTTCAATATGAGGGCAAGAATTGAACCGATTCAATTAATTACAATAGAACAATTACACAACAAAAGAGAAAATAAAGGAGGTATTTGTTGGCAGTAGATGGATTTTACTAAATCAAAATTGTGATTCTTTAGTTATTTATTTTAGATTTGCAATTCTTATAATTTGTACTTTTTCTAAGTTTTCTTATTGCCGAGCCATAGTAATTGCACCTATTAAAGAAACTAGAAGAATTATGGAAATGAGTTCAAATGGAAGATAAAAATCGGTTGCTAAATGAATTCCAATTTGTTGAACATTATTTATGAGACCCTGTTCTACTATTTGGTTTGATCTTGTAGTCCAAAGAATTCCATACCACGACGTATCTGGGATAGTAGTCATTAGCGAAAAAACAATAGTTATACAAACGAGTGAAGTGAACCCATCTCCAATAGTCCAATAATTCTTATCTTTAGACCATTCTGAGCCATTTACGAACATTACAGCGAATATGATCAAGACATTTATGGCTCCCACATAAATAAGAAGTTGTGCGACAGCTACAAAGTAGGAATTTAATAAAAAATAGAATAAGGATATACAAACAAGAACTAATCCCAGCGAAAAGGCAGAATAAATGGGGTTGGTAAGTAATACTACTCCTAGACCCCCTAGTAGAAGAACAAATCCCCCAAATAGCATAAGAATCTCATGTATTGGTCCAGGTAAATCCATTATGGATAAAAAGAAATTAATAGTATAAAATTT encodes:
- the ndhE gene encoding NADH-plastoquinone oxidoreductase subunit 4L produces the protein MMFEHVLFLSVYLFSIGIYGLITSRNMVRALICLELILNSINLNLVTFSDLFDSRQLKGDIFAIFVIALAAAEAAIGLSILSSIHRNRKSTRINQSNLLNN
- the ndhG gene encoding NADH-plastoquinone oxidoreductase subunit 6, whose protein sequence is MDLPGPIHEILMLFGGFVLLLGGLGVVLLTNPIYSAFSLGLVLVCISLFYFLLNSYFVAVAQLLIYVGAINVLIIFAVMFVNGSEWSKDKNYWTIGDGFTSLVCITIVFSLMTTIPDTSWYGILWTTRSNQIVEQGLINNVQQIGIHLATDFYLPFELISIILLVSLIGAITMARQ